The genomic DNA TCAGCACAGGGAAGGCTGGGGGATCCTCAGATTCTGTGTCCCTTCCGTCACAGCCCTGCTCTGGCTTTAGGACTGTCATTTGGTAGCATGTCTGCAGTGTGTGGGGTGTAGCTTCTAAACAGACCCCACGCATCACGCTGCCATCATTAGTAGGGCAGTGATCGGCGTACAGCCCCCCTGTAAGACCCTCACGTATCTCGTGGTCTGCGCATTTCACAGTTACTCTTTGCCAGAGTTCTGCTCTGTCCAGGctcactgaggagggaggaacaggTTACAGATCCCTGTGAACCTTTCCTTGGCAGGTGACTTCTAGAGACATTTAGATGAAATAACATTCAAATTAGTatattgtcacacacacacacacacgcccagaTATGCGCATGCACAAACATGGGCTTCACGTGCTTTCTCTCTTAGGTCAGTCTCTTAAGCCTTTTGTGAGGATGGAGAGtagaagaaaatgtgtttccGTCAGCTTGCACTACTTTGAAGTGACAGGTGTATAACTGATTATTTCCAATGTGTTCTGAGATGTGTACAAACATACCCAAGTGTGTGGGGTAACAGTTGATTCCTTCAGGTCACATGGCAAAGGAAAGCTACTTAGCAGGAGGTGTTGGGGTATCGGTTCTTGGGAGACTCTTACCCACTAAGAGCTGAATGGAACAAGCTACACTCCTTTTGCTGTCATAATAGACACGCCTAAGTACAAGGTTTAGAGTTGCCATTCCTTCACTCTCTGGATTTCAATTTGCATCAGAAAGGGTGGGCTGTGCTTGTACATAGGATAATTCTAGAACACTCCCTTTCATTAACTCTGTGGAGAGATTaacaaaaaagatgtatttatttattttagagcaggagggcagagaaggagggagagagaaactccagcagactccgCGGAGAGAGCGAGGCTCCACGAGGGTCCAGATGCAGAaccctgagagcagagcctgagccCAACCCAGGAGTCTACattcaaccaactgggccacccaggtgcccctgggagggCATATATCTCTGTGACATCCCGATTTCATTTCCTTCGGATGTGTACCTACAAGTTGGTTGCTGGATACAACAGCAGTTCCGTtgataattttttgaggaacctccgcaCTGCTTCCCGTAGAGGCTATCAGTTTACCTTCCCACCCTTAGATATTTTGGATATCATTCCCTTATCAGGTAGAAGTTGTGTAggtactttctcccattctgtaggttggcTTTTCATTCTGTTGCTCTTCATTCATGTTCTCTTGCTGTGCGCGAGCTTTTTGGAGTGACGTAGTTTCACTTATGAGTGTTTTGCTGTTGCTGCGAGTGCTTTGGTGTCATCTTCAGGCTCTGGGTTGAAAGTGGATCACAAAGAGTGGCTAGTTTGTAGATAGGATGATGCCAGACCACCCTCATTTGGTAAATGTCAACATATCCGATGTCATGAATCTTTCCCTCTGTGTtgtcttccaggagttttataatTCAGGTCTTAGGTTTACACCTCAATCCAGTTCAAGTTAATTTTTGAGGTGTATAGTATAGTGTTCCAATTTCCTTTCTCTGCATGTACTGATCCATTTTTTCAGGAGCATTTATTAAGGAGACTATGTTTCCCCATGAATATTCTTGGCTCTCTGGGCAAATGTTAGTTGTGTGGGGGTGGGTTTCTGTCTGGGTTCTTCATCCACTTCCTCCgttgtctgtgtctgtctcttcagCCTCTaccgtactgtcttgatcactagagctgcatttttttaaaagattttttttatgtatttgagatagagagagagagagagtgcgcacacatgagcaagagggggaagggtcagagggagagagagaaggagaagcaggctctgtgctgagcacggatcctgatgtggggcttgatcccaggaccctgggattatgacccgagagaaggcagacgcttacctgacacagcccccaggggcccctcactAGAGCTTTATGATATGGTTGGAATCAGGAAGTGGGATGCgtcctgctttcttcttctgATGTCGTGGTGGCTTTGGCCATTTGGGAGTGCTGTGGCTCCATACagactttaggatttttttctctgtgaaaaaGGCCACTCAAATATTGACAGGGATTTCACTGAATCCATAATGGTTTTgagtagtgtggacattttagcagttttaattcttccaattcatgaacactaGATATCTTAATTCTTCtcctatttctttcatgaatatcTTGTAGTTTGAAGTGTACAGATCTTTTGCCTCCTTGGATCAATTTATTCCTAAATGTTTTATTGGTTTATATGTTATAGTGAATGGGATAAAAATCCTTGTTACATATAGATGTTCACATTTCCTACTTCTAACATTTGCTCCATGTTACATGTCGGTTCTATCACAGTGTatctggggaaaaataaatacaagcgATATCATTCAATTTTGTCATCCCACTTCTTAGTCCTCTCCTAAGGTCAGATTTTTCCTGCTACTTAATACAAAAATcttctccaggggcacctggggggcccGGCTGGTTGAATGTAGActcctgctttgggctcaggcTGTGCTCTCAGGTTTCTgcgatcaagccctgagttgggctccacactcagtgcagactCTGCTTAGGCCTCTGCCTAactccttctctgccctccctgtcactggggggctcaggcagttaaacatccgcctttggctcaggtcatgatctcagggtccaggtgggggccccacatcaggcttcccgctcggcggggagtcggcttcgccatctccctctgccgctccgcTCTgcgctcatgcactctctctctcaaataaatgccatcttaaaaaataagagtaacttttaaaaaaatccctctaCAAAGTTACTAAATGAGACTTTTCTAGAATTATCCTATGTAAAAACAAGACCACCCTTTCTGATGCAAATTGAAATCCAGAGAGTGAAGGAATGGCAACTCTAAACCTTTTACTTAGGCGTGTCTGTTATGACAGCAAAAGGAGTGTAGCTTGTTCCATTCAGCTCTTAGTGGGTAAGATTCTCCCAAGAACTGATGCCTCAACACCTCCTGGTAAGTAGTTCTCCTTTGCCATGTGACCTGAAGGAATCAACTGTTACCCCACACACTTGGGTATGTTTGTACACATCTCAGAACACATTGGAAATAATCAGTTATAAGCCTGTCACTTCAAAGTAGTGCGAGCTGACggaaacacattttcttctaCTCTCCATCCTCACAAAAGGCTTAAGAGACTGACCTAGGAGAGATAGCACGTGAAGCCCATGTTTGTGCATGTGCatatctgggtgtgtgtgtgtgtgtgtgtgacaatatACTAATTTGCATGTTATTTCATCTATATGTCTCTAGAAGTCACCTGCCAAGGAAAGGTTCACAGGGATCGGTAAcctgttcctccctcctcagtgagCCTGGACAGAGCAGAACTCTGGCAAAGAGTAACCGTGAAATGCGCAGACCACGAGATACGTGAGGGTCTTACAGGGGTGGCTGTACGCCGATCACTGCCCTACTAGTGATGGCAGCGTGATGCGTGGGGTCTGTTTAGAAGCTACACCCCACACACTGCAGACATGCTACCAAATGACAGTCCTAACGCCAGAGCAGGGCTGTGACGGAAGGGACACAGAATCTGAGGCTCCCCCAGCCTTCCCTGTGCTGACTGGTGCCAGACAAGTTCTGCCCCACATCTGAGAAACAAACCACTTCCCATTGCGGTGAAGGGTCTACAAACCTGTGTCTGATGGACCTGGGGCCTCCTGGATACTCAAGGGCTCTCAGCATTTTGAATCCTTTGTTAATCGGTAGTAAATCTTCCGTGGGTTAAGAATTGAGTTTCATGTGCGTCCGACTGACATTTTGGGTGTCTGCAATCACGCATCCCCTGAGGTGAGGGCGTGCACCCCGCGTTCCTCAGAAAGGACAAGCACTGGAAGAATCCATGGATTCCTCTAGAGCGTAACAGTCGTCCTGAGCTCCAGGTGCTAAACACAGATGGAGTCAAATAACGTAGCCAAGCCTTGGGTACAATCCCACAGGCATGCCAGTTATTGGTGAAAATTCAGAAGGAGACAGTCCAAATATATTGGTGACAATTACACAGCCTGGACTCTGTTGTAGACAAAGCATGGAGAGTGTGGGGAGCCGGTTACTAATGTTAGAAAAATTATATGGAACAATTCTGAACTTGTGTTtggtcaaatgaatttttttttattttgggcaTGGATCCCAGAGGTCTGTGTTCTCTGGAATTTATTTCCAGGAGTTGTGAACATGGAAATGCTATTCAAACATTCACTCAAAGGAAGTGAATCTGTTTCGCCCCAGGGCGCTGTGTGACCTCAAGAGCAGAGTAGTTGCTCCCCCAGAACAACAGGCTGTGTAACTTCATGAGACCCTGAGGGGTTTTGCACCAAGGAGAGATCATTTCAGGGATTTTAAAGTAACCATTTGGATATAACGGTCAGGATGTGGTTGAAACAATGGAGAGCGCCTaggggctcagtaggttaagcatctgactcttatttCAACTCAGCTCATGACTTCAGTGTCTctagatcaagccccacattgggctctgtgctccgccCAGAGTCGGGctgtccctctctgagcccctgtgtccctcccctgcccaggctctctctctcataaataaataaataaatgaataaatacaatttctaaaacagaaacaggaatatGATGGGGAATGGAAATCTGTCACCATCGGGGATAAACAGTATCACAAAACCGCTTTTCCGCTGGCACACATGCAGCATCACTGTGCTGTCAAGACAAACCCCAGGGGTAGATTCCAGTGGGAATATTGTGATGCTGTTAGCGATCCAGAGAGACCCTGACCGTGTGCATACTCTCCCCCTGGCTGTCGTTTCCAGCCTCCAAGCGCTGTCTCTGGACAAGGTCACTTGTCATGAGCACGACCAGCTCAGGGGGTGCAAGGCCCTGGAGGAGCTGGCACTGTCGGAATAGGGAACAGCACCCTGGTTACGTGGATGTGTCCAGTCCCAGACACAGATACACTTACCTGCATGGGCTTCGTGCAGAATTCAGAGCTGTATGACAGTTAATTTGAATGAGAtggtaatttataaaatttagacACATGGGGATGTttatccccaaaggcaagagaaacaaaagataaaatgaatttatgggacttcatcaagattaaaagtttctgcacatccaaggaaacagtcagaaaaactaagaggcagcccacggaatgggagaatatatttgcaaatgacactacagataaaggactggtatccaagatctacaaagaacttcttaaactcaatacacgagaaacaaataaagaaatcaaaaaatgggcagaagatatgaacagacacttttccaatgaagacatacaaatggctaacagacacatgaaaaaatgttcaaaatcattagccatcagggaaattcaaatcaaaaccacactgagataccaccttacgccagttagaatggcaaaaatagacaaggcaagaaacaacaattgttggagaggatgtggagaaaggggatccctcctacattgttggtgggaatgcaagttggtacagccactctggaaaacagtgtggaggtcccttaaaaagttaaaaattgagctaccctatgatccagccattgcactactgggtgtttaccccaaagatacagacgtagtgaagagaagggccatatgcaccccaatgttcatagcagcaatgtccacaatagctaaatcgtggaaggagccgagatgccctgcaacagatgactggattaagaagttgtggtccatatatacaatggaatattactcagcaatcagaaagaatgagttctcaacatttgctacaacatggacggcactggaggagataatgcttagtgaaataagtcaagcagagaaagacaactatcatatgatttctctcatctatggaacataagatctagaatgatcagtaggggaagaaagggataaagaaagggggggtaatcagaagggggaatgaaacatgagagactatggactatgagaaacaaactgagggctacagaggggaggggggtgggggaatgggatagaccggtgatgggtagtaaggagggcacgtattgcatggtgcactgggtgttatacacaactaatgaatcatcgagccttacatcgaaaaccggggatgtactgtatggtgactaacataatataataaaaaatcattattaataaaaaaaaatagacacatggggATGTTTAGTAGTTAATaaacaattctttattttttttccgcCCGGTGAATCCGAGTAAGCTCCACGGAACATGGGATTTCCTGGGAAAGAGAGGTCATCTCTCTTATTTTCCTATGTCCCTGCATCCAAATTTTTTGGGGCCTTTCTTCGGATGTGAGTTACAAAGCATTAATCAGCTGATGCCTGGatcaaagaacttataaaatggTATCAAGAGAAGATCTAAATGTTTTACCCTTTGTAACTTTTACTGCACGACTGTGGATAGAACACGCAGAATATTAAGTGGGAACTGAGTTCTGTGCTGTGTCGATGTGATCATGTCCCAAAGCCATTGTGGATGCGGCACTGGCTCACAAGCTGCGTGACCAGCGTGCAGACCTCACGCGGGCGCTTCTCCGACTGAGCACAGAAGTGGGCGAGCGCTGCCTGGTGTGTTAGCGCTGGCGCTCCCCGTGGACTGGCCGCAaggccccctccccgcccccatgtGACGCGAACGCTGCGGATAGGCTGCCTCCGACCACCGACACACGGGACATCACACTGCACCTGGCATCTGAGTGGCTTTACCGGCGTCGATGTTAGCAAGGTTTTCTCTGACCTGACAGTTCGTTTTCCCGTAGACGCCCACCTAATTCTGTGAAAAAGCAGCGCTACAGTCAACCTATGGACCTTGCAATAGAGCCATGATCAGAACGCAAGAATAAGTGTAGAGCCATGATCAAAACGCAAGAATAAGTGTAGAGCCATGATCAAAATGCAAGAATAAGTGACATTCTTCAGCAATTGGTACAAAATGCGAAAATGTTCGTATTTCTTACAGTGCGTTAGTGGTTCGTAAGCTTATTTTGCCTGTGCCGTCATATTACGTGCATAAATGTCTTTTTGCACTTAGAAATGGAACGGTATTCCCCAATGAGagtgaaataagaaaaacctgtgcagcgttctaaaatactaaaaatcatgaaacattgcctcaaaaactggagatgtactgtatggtgactaatataacaaaataaaaattattaacaaaataataaaataaaataaaatactgaaacaagaTGCAGATGCTCAGGAAGCCTGGTTGCTGCAGTTGCTCAAGCGTCCGagtcctgatttcagctcaggtcgtgatctcagggtcatgggatccatcctggcatcaggctctgcactcagggtacagtctgcttgacattctttctccctctgcctagcCTCCTCCTagttatgctctctctcaaattagatcataaatccttaaaaaaaaaaatatatatatatatgcatatgagCTAAGATTACAAAATCAGCCTCTCCGGAGGCTGCATGAATCCATGAACTTAGATTTTGGGAATTCACTTGCATAAAAGAATGAGGTAAGTAAATTCCCTTGAGACTTATCAGGGGAAATTTTGGATGACCCAGGTAGGTGACAAACACATTAATCACTCTGGTCTTCAACGTCTTCCATCAAAGGGTCTTTCCTCCCAGTCATCTGGAGTCATGGCCCCTGCAAAGCACCTTCTTCATTGCTCCCATCACATCCTTGTTCCGCATTGTATATATGACGGGGTTGACCATGGGGGTGACGATGGTGTAGAACAGAGAAACGAACTTGCCCTGATCCTGGGAGTAGTTGTTGCTGGGCTGGAGGTAAGCGTAGATGGCCGTGCCATAGAACAGGGAGACCACCGTGATGTGGGACCCACATGTCCCAAACGCTTTCCTCTGCCCTGCAGATGACTTTATTCTTAAGACTGCCCTGACAATCCGACCATAGGAGACTGTGATTAAGGCCACAGGGATGAGGAGAATGAACACACCGACGAAGAAGAGCTCAGACTCATTCGCAGTGGTGTCAACACAGGCAAGCTTGAGCAGTGGGGGGACCTCGCAAAGGAAGtgatctattttatttctcccacaACGTGGTACAAGGAAGATGAGCACTGTCTCCAATGAGGAGTTGGCAAAACCAATGAACCACGATGCAGAAGCCATGAGGGCACAGAGACGGGGGTGCATGACCACTGTGTAGTGCAGGGGCCTGCAGATGGCTGCATAGCGGTCAAATGCCATGACCCCTAAGAGAATGCACTCTGTGCAGCCCAACCCTAGAGAAATGAAGAGCTGAGCCACACAGCCGCCAAAGGAGATAGACTTGTCTTCTCCCCTGAGATGAACCAGGAGCTGCGGGACAGTGCTGGTCGTGTAGCACAGGTCCAGAAAGCTCAGGTTggagaggaaaaagtacatgggagtcTGAAGATGGGGGTCCAGGTGGGACAAGGCAATGATGGTGGTGTTTCCCAGCAGAGTGAACAGATAGAAGATCAGCAGAACCACGAAGAGGACGAGCTCCAGCTGAGGCCGGTCCGAGAAACCCAGCAGGATAAACCCAGTGAAAGAACTGCCATTTTTCTGTTCCATCCTCTGTTAGCACATGTTTCCTGTCAGGACCAAGCGTTTagcaacttttaaaagaaatctttaaaaaaataattggcgGGGGTATTCTATCACGTTATAGACATGGCCATGggatattaaaaataactctttCAATAAATGATTGAAACTGACATACCTTATACCAATTTAGTTCTGCATTATCAGAAAAAGTAAATCCTTAATATGTAATATAGGAAAAGCGAAATAATGAACTTTGTGTTGGCGTCAGTCATTGGATGAAAGGTCTTTTGGTCTGCATGTGAACATTGTGTCAGAATTACCTCTGTAAGATATTATATTTATGGAAGCTACGAATTTGGATTTTGTGTTTCCTTATACTAGTAAAACAACTAAATCTCAATCAGAGAGAATGTGAGACCACCACCATTCAATTACAGTGTTTAAGTTCTCCTGAAGATGCCTAAAATTACCATATCAATTTATCAGGAACTCTGAAATTCCTTGGCCTTGCATAGTCAGGTGGAATCAGAGCTCTCAAATCCACCGGCCAtgactttcctcttccttctgcagATTTCTGTTCCACACATTATCAACCAGAACACAGAGAATTCCTGAAAAAAGTAGAATTATTCACCATCAATATTCTAAtcagaataaacatttaaaaaagttacCACACTGTGTAATCTGTGTACAAAGTGCAATGCTTTACACCCCTACCTATGATAAAATAGTCAAATAGATGAATATATACAGATAAACACAGATTGATACTCAAAGCAATGACAGGTAAAAGCCTGTAATGGAAACCTTTAAGTACTACACAGAAAGTCCCAGAAAagatattttggtattttataatttcagataTCCATCAACATTAGGTTAATTATTACCTTCTGGAAGCTCTCTTGTGAAGTTACTGATGCT from Ursus arctos isolate Adak ecotype North America unplaced genomic scaffold, UrsArc2.0 scaffold_31, whole genome shotgun sequence includes the following:
- the LOC125283529 gene encoding putative olfactory receptor 2B8 → MEQKNGSSFTGFILLGFSDRPQLELVLFVVLLIFYLFTLLGNTTIIALSHLDPHLQTPMYFFLSNLSFLDLCYTTSTVPQLLVHLRGEDKSISFGGCVAQLFISLGLGCTECILLGVMAFDRYAAICRPLHYTVVMHPRLCALMASASWFIGFANSSLETVLIFLVPRCGRNKIDHFLCEVPPLLKLACVDTTANESELFFVGVFILLIPVALITVSYGRIVRAVLRIKSSAGQRKAFGTCGSHITVVSLFYGTAIYAYLQPSNNYSQDQGKFVSLFYTIVTPMVNPVIYTMRNKDVMGAMKKVLCRGHDSR